Proteins from one Halopseudomonas pelagia genomic window:
- a CDS encoding lytic transglycosylase domain-containing protein, whose product MRPMLILVLSLIVLPAYAQQAAGFYTSVSATGTIILTNVRSGPGFSPVKLTEPTPVTRPSGSPQPQAYTALVSEAANLHDVPEALLHAVIQVESGYNALALSPRGAVGLMQLMPATAVEMGVEDIWDPAANISGGARYLKSLMTLFEGDIELALAAYNAGPGAVQQHGRTVPPFAETQKYVPRVLRHYRHLQAAHQAK is encoded by the coding sequence ATGCGTCCGATGCTGATACTGGTGCTGTCGTTAATTGTGCTCCCGGCGTACGCCCAGCAGGCGGCCGGCTTCTACACATCGGTATCAGCGACGGGCACCATTATCCTGACCAACGTGCGCTCCGGCCCGGGGTTTTCACCGGTAAAACTGACAGAACCGACGCCGGTCACCAGGCCCTCTGGATCGCCACAGCCACAGGCCTACACCGCACTGGTCAGCGAGGCGGCCAACCTGCACGACGTGCCGGAGGCCTTGCTGCATGCGGTTATCCAGGTTGAGTCCGGCTATAACGCGCTGGCCCTGTCACCCCGTGGAGCGGTTGGTTTGATGCAATTGATGCCGGCGACCGCGGTCGAGATGGGCGTCGAAGATATATGGGATCCGGCTGCCAATATCAGTGGCGGTGCCCGCTATCTGAAGAGCCTGATGACATTGTTTGAAGGCGACATTGAGCTGGCGCTGGCGGCTTACAATGCCGGTCCTGGCGCAGTACAGCAACACGGGCGGACGGTTCCACCCTTCGCAGAAACGCAGAAATATGTTCCCCGGGTGTTGCGTCACTATCGGCATCTTCAGGCGGCTCATCAAGCCAAATGA
- the gspG gene encoding type II secretion system major pseudopilin GspG — MTSHSLDAENKNRGFTLLELLVVLVVLGMLAGIVGPKYFKQLGRSETKIAHAQIETLVKALDIYRLEMGNYPTGEQGLQALVEPPGDSVSWGGPYLRKGVPLDPWGREYVYRSPGEHDEYDLLSWGKDGRPGGEGENVEIVSW, encoded by the coding sequence ATGACTTCCCACTCTCTAGACGCCGAGAACAAAAATCGCGGCTTCACTTTGCTCGAGCTGTTGGTGGTGCTGGTGGTACTGGGGATGCTGGCGGGCATCGTAGGGCCCAAGTATTTCAAGCAACTCGGGCGTTCGGAAACCAAGATTGCCCATGCCCAGATCGAAACCTTGGTGAAGGCCCTGGACATCTATCGCCTGGAGATGGGCAATTACCCGACCGGGGAGCAAGGTTTACAGGCGCTGGTAGAACCGCCCGGCGATTCGGTCAGCTGGGGCGGCCCCTACCTGCGCAAGGGTGTGCCACTGGATCCATGGGGCCGCGAATACGTTTACCGCTCGCCCGGTGAGCATGATGAATACGACCTGCTTTCATGGGGCAAGGATGGGCGCCCCGGGGGCGAAGGTGAAAACGTGGAGATCGTCAGTTGGTGA
- a CDS encoding type II secretion system F family protein has product MHYRIKAIQQPKGIVTLNFFTPTAKEAEDLAREQGYRVLGVQPVSRWMAGSWRKERFPLMLFSQELATLLRAGLALIDALESLAEKESDPQSAKVLSSIIRLLYEGKSLSQALGQFPWIFPPLYLALLQSSEKTGDSAAALERYVSYRYRLEEVRQKIISASVYPVLLLAVGGLVMLFLLGYVVPRFSLVFDGMEGQLPWLSQVLLASGQWLNEHYTALLLGVLIAVCIIVAGFKQPVSKRMLHRLLASLPIINQRLFIYEMARFYRSLGILLQGGIPLLTAMEMVKGLLSLTAQLRLQQARDRIREGQSLSRVLEEYQLSTPISIRMLRAGEQSGNVGEMMEKTANFYDAETNRWIDWFIKLFEPLLMTFIGLLIGGIVILMYIPIFELASSIQ; this is encoded by the coding sequence ATGCACTACCGGATCAAGGCCATCCAGCAGCCCAAGGGTATCGTCACCCTGAACTTCTTCACGCCTACGGCGAAAGAAGCGGAAGATCTCGCGCGCGAACAAGGTTATCGGGTGCTGGGTGTACAGCCGGTGTCCCGCTGGATGGCTGGCAGCTGGCGCAAGGAACGCTTCCCCTTGATGTTGTTCAGCCAGGAACTGGCGACGCTGCTGCGCGCCGGGCTGGCACTGATCGATGCGCTGGAAAGCCTGGCGGAGAAAGAGTCCGATCCGCAGTCAGCCAAGGTTCTGTCGAGCATTATCCGGCTGCTGTACGAAGGCAAATCCCTGTCCCAGGCGCTGGGTCAGTTTCCGTGGATCTTTCCACCGCTGTACCTGGCGTTATTGCAATCCAGCGAAAAAACCGGCGATAGCGCCGCCGCGCTGGAACGTTACGTCAGCTATCGGTACCGGCTTGAAGAGGTACGCCAGAAGATCATCAGCGCCTCGGTTTACCCGGTTCTGTTGCTGGCGGTGGGCGGGCTGGTCATGCTGTTTCTGCTGGGCTACGTGGTGCCCAGGTTCAGCCTGGTGTTCGACGGCATGGAAGGTCAGCTGCCGTGGTTGTCGCAGGTGTTGCTGGCATCAGGCCAATGGTTGAACGAGCACTACACCGCGCTCTTGCTCGGAGTGCTGATAGCCGTCTGCATAATAGTGGCCGGGTTCAAACAGCCGGTCAGCAAACGAATGCTCCACCGCCTGCTGGCCAGCTTGCCGATCATCAATCAACGGCTATTTATTTATGAAATGGCCCGGTTCTATCGTTCGCTGGGCATTCTTCTGCAGGGCGGCATTCCGCTGCTGACTGCGATGGAGATGGTCAAAGGACTACTGAGTCTTACCGCGCAACTACGATTACAACAAGCTCGCGATCGGATCCGCGAGGGGCAATCGCTTTCACGCGTTCTTGAGGAATATCAGCTATCCACACCTATATCGATTCGTATGCTGCGTGCGGGAGAGCAATCAGGGAATGTAGGCGAAATGATGGAAAAAACCGCCAATTTTTACGACGCCGAAACCAACCGCTGGATAGATTGGTTCATCAAGCTATTCGAGCCTTTGCTGATGACCTTTATCGGGTTGCTCATCGGCGGAATCGTCATCCTCATGTACATACCGATCTTCGAACTGGCCTCAAGCATTCAATAG
- a CDS encoding YhdH/YhfP family quinone oxidoreductase — MTEFKALVVSEQDGRYVSNVTTRQIDDLPEGEVLIRVKYSSLNFKDALSASGNKGVTRNFPHTPGIDAAGVVESSSVPELSAGDEVIVTGYDLGMSTSGGYGQYIRVPAAWVLKRPEGLGLRDSMVLGTAGLTAALCIDKLEQAGMIPGQGPILVTGATGGVGSIAVAMLASLGYEVAAATGKATQADFLKGLGATRIVERSELEAGKEKPMLKEQWAGAVDTVGGDILFNVVKSLKYGASVVTCGLTAGTQFQGSVLPFILRNVNLLGVDSVEQPLVVKASMWDRLSLQWKTDLHNLEKEIALDDLPAEIEKILAGKMVGRIVVRLD, encoded by the coding sequence ATGACGGAATTCAAGGCTCTGGTCGTCAGCGAACAAGACGGCCGCTATGTCTCCAATGTTACGACCCGGCAGATCGACGACCTGCCGGAAGGTGAAGTGCTGATTCGCGTCAAGTACTCATCGCTGAACTTCAAGGACGCCTTGTCCGCCTCCGGCAACAAGGGCGTAACGCGTAACTTCCCGCATACCCCGGGCATCGATGCTGCGGGTGTGGTGGAGTCTTCCTCGGTGCCGGAATTGTCGGCAGGGGATGAGGTGATCGTCACCGGTTACGATCTGGGCATGAGTACGTCCGGCGGCTATGGCCAATACATTCGTGTACCCGCAGCCTGGGTTCTCAAGCGTCCGGAAGGTTTGGGCCTGCGTGACAGTATGGTGCTTGGCACCGCGGGCCTGACAGCCGCGCTGTGTATCGACAAGCTTGAACAAGCCGGCATGATCCCGGGGCAGGGTCCCATTCTGGTCACTGGCGCTACCGGCGGTGTTGGCAGTATTGCCGTCGCCATGCTCGCCAGCCTGGGTTACGAAGTGGCCGCGGCTACCGGCAAAGCCACCCAGGCGGACTTTCTCAAAGGTCTGGGCGCGACTCGGATCGTCGAGCGCAGTGAACTGGAAGCGGGCAAGGAAAAACCCATGCTCAAAGAGCAATGGGCCGGAGCCGTGGATACGGTCGGCGGCGATATTCTGTTCAATGTGGTCAAGTCGCTAAAGTACGGTGCCAGCGTCGTGACTTGCGGCCTGACAGCCGGTACCCAGTTTCAGGGCAGCGTTTTGCCGTTCATCTTGCGCAACGTCAACCTGCTGGGTGTCGACTCGGTCGAGCAGCCGTTGGTGGTCAAGGCCTCGATGTGGGATCGGCTGTCGCTGCAATGGAAAACCGATCTGCATAACCTGGAAAAAGAAATCGCACTCGATGATCTGCCTGCCGAAATCGAAAAGATACTGGCTGGCAAGATGGTTGGCCGGATCGTGGTCAGGCTGGATTGA